From a region of the Thiorhodovibrio winogradskyi genome:
- a CDS encoding restriction endonuclease subunit S: MSDGVKPGWRRWRFEQMAANVNERIDDPSEAGVDYYVGLEHLDSDSLKIRRWGSPEDVSATKLLFEPGDIIFGRRRAYQRKLGVAEWRGIASAHSLVLRAKPEVVLPEFLPFFMQSDLFMDRAQRISVGSLSPTINWKTLAKEEFALPPLEEQWRIIKLLSFSTRSVEAAIELTEKAKMALSSYREHQFASGSSLPFEDVITRIEVGKSLAGENQVPKATEYGVLKVSAVGPTFFRPTEAKRLLNQGAFLKMHEVKRGDLLITRANTPDLVGMSCLVKHDHPNLMLCDKTLRLIPREGKDRQLILMSLCTISVRRQFKALASGTGAAMKNISQKKLRLLKLPWPRSSEAESKLIAFINSQQAAIEEAQKRAEQAKQLHLSILIGVFRRDSA, translated from the coding sequence ATGAGTGACGGAGTGAAACCTGGATGGAGACGTTGGCGGTTCGAGCAGATGGCGGCCAACGTCAACGAACGGATCGATGACCCGAGCGAGGCCGGCGTCGACTACTACGTCGGCCTGGAACACCTCGACTCGGACAGCCTGAAGATCCGCCGCTGGGGCTCGCCGGAGGACGTGAGCGCGACCAAGCTCCTGTTCGAGCCCGGCGACATCATCTTCGGTCGCCGCCGGGCCTATCAGCGCAAGCTCGGCGTCGCCGAGTGGCGCGGCATCGCATCGGCGCATTCGCTGGTGTTGCGCGCCAAGCCTGAGGTGGTTCTGCCGGAGTTCCTGCCCTTCTTCATGCAGTCCGACCTGTTCATGGACCGGGCGCAGCGCATCTCGGTCGGCTCGCTGTCGCCGACCATCAACTGGAAGACGCTCGCGAAGGAAGAGTTCGCGCTGCCGCCGTTGGAGGAGCAGTGGCGGATCATAAAGCTCCTGAGTTTCAGCACCCGTTCGGTTGAAGCAGCGATCGAGTTAACCGAGAAAGCAAAAATGGCGCTGTCCTCATATCGGGAGCATCAATTCGCATCCGGAAGCTCGCTCCCGTTCGAAGATGTGATCACCCGGATTGAGGTAGGGAAAAGTCTCGCAGGTGAGAATCAAGTGCCTAAGGCGACAGAGTACGGAGTTCTCAAAGTCAGCGCTGTTGGACCTACGTTTTTCCGGCCTACCGAAGCCAAGCGTTTATTAAATCAAGGTGCGTTCTTGAAGATGCACGAGGTAAAAAGGGGTGATCTCTTGATCACACGCGCCAATACGCCCGACTTGGTCGGAATGTCGTGTTTGGTAAAACATGACCATCCGAATCTCATGCTATGCGACAAGACTCTGAGACTTATCCCCAGAGAAGGCAAGGATCGGCAGTTGATCTTGATGTCTCTATGTACGATCAGCGTTCGTCGCCAATTCAAAGCACTCGCATCAGGAACAGGCGCGGCGATGAAGAACATTTCACAGAAAAAGCTTCGGCTCTTGAAACTGCCCTGGCCCAGATCATCCGAAGCAGAATCCAAGTTGATTGCTTTCATCAATAGTCAACAAGCGGCGATCGAAGAGGCGCAGAAAAGAGCGGAACAGGCAAAACAGCTACATCTCAGCATTCTAATTGGCGTTTTTCGAAGGGATTCTGCGTGA
- a CDS encoding ATP-binding protein → MRSAAELLDELNVLDESVQIEAKKARDIGKSVQQTVCAFANEPGLGGGYLLLGVEWERNEKGDLVYWPAGLADPDKLQSDLASQCAVMFNVVLRPEMQVESIDGKAVIVVFVPEADVAHKPIYFKATGLPGGAYRRIGSADHRCADEDIWVLRGESEPQSGPDKAIVQDATREDIDPQAIAEYRRLRANLNPGAEELAYGDDELLEAVGALRRANDALRPTVAGIVLFGKSLALRRLMPALRIDYIRVNGTQWLEDPDERFAATLDVRKPLLLALRQLQSTILDDLPRGFRLDEGELQSRQEPILPDKVIREALANATMHRSYQVNSPVQIIRYSNRIEVLNPGYSLKPAADLGTPGSRLRNPTIAAVLHDLHWAETKGTGIRVMRRLSTQAGLPPPEFNSAREQNEFKAILFLHNLLTEQDHQWLRYLTSEALSGDEAKILLYARETGAVDNTACRDFSDLDTLTASVTLRRLRDRGLLVKQGGGNRTYYTLLRDPSVEPIQHPEQTRLPLFEQEQSSPPTPEGGKPTEEGCNLEHATLPPELATLLAEKTGRLDQKTLRQLIIRLCAWRPLTGEELATLLNKKRDYLRNKHLIPMVSEGQLKLRYPESAKHPHQAYVAHQTAQEDEHE, encoded by the coding sequence ATGCGTAGCGCCGCCGAGCTACTCGACGAACTCAATGTCCTGGACGAATCGGTCCAGATCGAGGCCAAAAAGGCGCGCGACATCGGTAAATCCGTCCAGCAAACGGTCTGCGCCTTCGCCAACGAGCCCGGCCTCGGTGGTGGCTATCTGCTGCTCGGCGTCGAGTGGGAACGCAACGAGAAAGGCGATTTGGTGTATTGGCCAGCGGGCCTTGCCGATCCCGACAAGCTACAAAGCGATCTGGCCAGTCAATGTGCCGTCATGTTCAACGTGGTCCTGCGCCCTGAGATGCAGGTTGAGTCGATTGATGGCAAAGCGGTGATCGTGGTCTTCGTTCCCGAGGCCGATGTGGCACACAAGCCGATCTATTTCAAAGCCACAGGCCTGCCCGGCGGCGCCTATCGCCGAATCGGGTCGGCAGACCATCGCTGCGCCGATGAGGACATCTGGGTGCTGCGCGGTGAGAGCGAACCGCAGAGCGGCCCGGATAAGGCCATCGTGCAAGACGCAACCCGCGAGGACATCGACCCGCAAGCCATCGCCGAATACCGCCGGCTGCGCGCCAATCTCAACCCCGGCGCCGAGGAGCTGGCCTATGGCGATGATGAGTTGCTCGAGGCTGTCGGTGCGCTGCGTCGCGCCAATGACGCGCTGAGGCCCACTGTTGCCGGCATCGTGCTGTTCGGCAAATCCCTGGCGCTCCGTCGGCTGATGCCCGCGTTGCGCATCGACTACATCCGCGTCAACGGCACCCAATGGCTTGAAGACCCCGATGAACGCTTCGCCGCCACGCTCGACGTGCGCAAGCCTCTCCTGCTCGCCCTGCGACAACTGCAAAGCACCATCCTCGACGATCTGCCACGCGGCTTCCGCCTCGATGAGGGCGAGCTACAGAGCCGGCAGGAACCCATCCTGCCGGACAAGGTGATCCGCGAAGCCCTCGCTAACGCCACCATGCACCGCAGCTACCAGGTGAACAGCCCGGTGCAGATCATTCGCTACAGCAACCGCATCGAGGTCCTCAATCCGGGCTACTCGCTCAAGCCAGCGGCGGATCTCGGCACCCCTGGGTCGCGCTTGCGCAATCCGACCATTGCTGCCGTCCTGCATGACCTCCACTGGGCCGAGACCAAGGGCACTGGCATTCGCGTCATGCGCCGGCTCTCCACCCAAGCAGGCCTCCCTCCACCGGAGTTCAACTCGGCGCGGGAGCAGAACGAGTTTAAGGCCATCCTGTTTCTGCACAACCTGCTCACCGAGCAGGATCACCAGTGGCTCAGATACCTCACAAGCGAGGCGTTGAGCGGCGACGAAGCCAAGATCCTCCTCTACGCCCGCGAAACCGGCGCCGTCGACAACACCGCTTGTCGGGACTTCTCCGACCTGGACACCCTGACCGCGAGCGTCACACTCCGTCGCCTGCGCGATCGGGGGCTCCTGGTCAAGCAAGGGGGCGGCAACCGGACCTACTACACGCTGCTGCGCGACCCTTCGGTTGAGCCCATCCAGCATCCCGAGCAAACCAGACTCCCGCTGTTCGAGCAAGAACAGTCAAGCCCGCCAACACCCGAAGGAGGCAAGCCGACCGAGGAAGGTTGCAACCTTGAGCATGCAACCTTGCCGCCCGAGCTTGCAACCTTGCTCGCCGAGAAAACCGGTCGACTCGACCAGAAGACCTTGCGTCAGCTCATTATTCGCCTCTGCGCCTGGCGCCCCCTCACCGGCGAGGAGCTTGCAACCTTACTCAACAAGAAGCGCGACTATCTGCGCAACAAGCATCTGATCCCGATGGTGAGCGAGGGACAGCTCAAGCTGCGTTACCCGGAAAGCGCGAAGCATCCGCATCAGGCTTACGTCGCCCACCAGACCGCACAGGAAGACGAGCATGAGTGA
- a CDS encoding type I restriction-modification system subunit M — MSLSQLESYLWGAAVILRGLVDAGDYKQFIFPLVFYKRLSDVWDEDYAAALATYDGNAQLAKAEANERFIIPEGAHWNDVRALPKDLGRALQTAMRAIEAANPGRFDGIFGDAPWTNKERLPDYTLKNLLEHFSTQTLSIANVPEDTLGDAYEYLIGRFADDGGHTAQEFYTNRTVVHLMTQMLRPQADERIYDPTCGTGGMLIAALAEVKRAGGEHRTLGLFGQERNHMTASIARMNLVLHGVEDFHIARGDTLEAPHFTASDRLATFDVVLANPPYSIKRWNRSAWQSDPWSRNSLGTPPQGRADYAFFQHILASLDPQNGRCAILFPHSVLFRQEEREMRQRLIESDQLDCVLGLGPNLFFNSPMEACVVICRASKPPERQGRVLFIDAVNEITRERAYSFLKPEHQQRIANAYHTFTDILGFCRVADLTQIAANSHSLSIPLYVKRSLIRSGADTGKPEDQRTLREVWDDWEQDGRAFWQQMDALIETLDGLTAESKPDA; from the coding sequence TTGAGCCTGTCCCAACTCGAATCCTACCTCTGGGGCGCCGCCGTCATCCTTCGCGGCCTGGTCGACGCCGGCGACTACAAGCAGTTCATCTTCCCGCTGGTGTTCTACAAGCGTCTATCGGATGTTTGGGACGAGGATTACGCAGCCGCTCTAGCGACCTACGACGGCAACGCGCAGCTGGCCAAGGCCGAAGCCAACGAGCGCTTCATCATCCCGGAGGGCGCACACTGGAACGACGTGCGCGCACTGCCGAAGGATCTCGGTCGCGCGCTCCAAACCGCCATGCGCGCCATCGAAGCCGCCAACCCGGGCCGATTCGATGGCATCTTCGGCGACGCGCCCTGGACCAACAAAGAACGGCTGCCGGATTACACGCTAAAGAACCTGCTCGAGCACTTCTCCACGCAGACGCTCAGCATCGCCAACGTCCCCGAGGACACCCTCGGCGATGCCTACGAATACCTGATCGGCCGCTTCGCTGACGACGGCGGCCACACGGCACAGGAGTTCTACACCAACCGCACCGTCGTGCACCTGATGACGCAGATGCTCCGCCCCCAAGCCGACGAGCGCATCTATGACCCCACCTGCGGCACCGGCGGCATGCTCATCGCCGCCTTGGCCGAGGTCAAGCGCGCCGGCGGCGAGCACCGCACGCTCGGCCTGTTCGGGCAGGAGCGCAACCACATGACCGCCTCCATCGCGCGCATGAACCTGGTGCTGCATGGCGTCGAGGACTTCCACATCGCCCGTGGCGACACGCTCGAGGCGCCGCACTTCACCGCCAGCGACCGGCTCGCAACCTTCGACGTCGTGCTGGCCAATCCGCCGTACTCCATCAAGCGCTGGAACCGCAGCGCCTGGCAGAGTGATCCCTGGAGCCGCAACAGCCTCGGCACCCCGCCCCAGGGCCGCGCCGACTACGCCTTCTTCCAGCACATCCTCGCCAGCCTCGACCCGCAGAACGGCCGCTGCGCCATCCTGTTTCCACATAGCGTGCTGTTTCGCCAAGAAGAGCGCGAGATGCGGCAGCGGCTCATCGAGTCCGACCAGCTCGATTGCGTGCTCGGCCTCGGCCCGAACCTGTTCTTCAACTCGCCGATGGAGGCCTGCGTCGTCATCTGCCGCGCAAGCAAGCCGCCCGAGCGGCAGGGGCGCGTGCTGTTCATCGATGCCGTCAACGAGATCACCCGCGAGCGCGCCTACAGCTTTCTCAAGCCGGAACACCAGCAGCGCATCGCCAACGCCTACCACACCTTCACCGATATACTGGGCTTCTGCCGCGTTGCGGACCTAACGCAGATCGCCGCCAACAGCCACAGCCTCTCCATCCCGCTCTACGTCAAGCGGAGCTTGATCCGATCAGGGGCCGACACCGGCAAGCCCGAGGACCAGCGCACCCTGCGCGAGGTCTGGGATGACTGGGAGCAGGACGGGCGCGCCTTCTGGCAGCAGATGGATGCGTTGATCGAGACGCTGGATGGACTGACAGCGGAGAGCAAACCCGATGCGTAG
- a CDS encoding type I restriction-modification system subunit M has protein sequence MTLGQLESHLWEAANILRGSPVDRTDWKSYILPLLFFKRLCDVWDEEHAEMVATYGEAFADEHRFQVPDGCHWRDVRETTANVGTAIVNAMRGIERANQEHLYGVFGDTPWTNKECLPDDLLKDLIEHFSALRLGNQVVRNDIIGDAYEYLIKKFADTTNKKAGEFYTPRSVVRLMVDLLEPQEGETIYDPACGTGGMLLACVEHVRERGGDPRTFFGRLFGQEKNLTTSSVARMNLLLHGVEDFQIERGDTLRNPVFTDPATGGLATFDIVIANPPFSLEKWGREVWESDPWGRAFAGLPTDKSGDFAWVQHMVKSMAPRTGAMAVVLPQGALFRGGVEGKIRQHLLKQDLIEAVIGLAPNLFYGTGLAACILLLRAKKQPETAGKVLICDASSLFRKDRSQNHLEPEHAERIVGWYHTFEDVEDHCRVVGLDEIEQEGWTLNISRYVLPPIGKDIPSLPEAIADFKVALERVREAEDALRQEMAAGGWLNEVKR, from the coding sequence ATGACATTGGGTCAGCTCGAGTCCCACCTCTGGGAGGCGGCCAATATCCTGCGCGGTAGCCCGGTGGATCGAACCGATTGGAAGAGCTACATCCTGCCGCTGCTGTTCTTCAAGCGTCTGTGCGATGTCTGGGACGAAGAGCACGCCGAGATGGTCGCGACCTATGGCGAGGCCTTCGCCGATGAGCACCGCTTTCAGGTGCCCGACGGCTGCCATTGGCGTGACGTGCGCGAGACCACCGCCAATGTCGGCACCGCCATCGTCAACGCCATGCGCGGCATTGAGCGCGCCAATCAGGAACACCTCTATGGTGTCTTCGGCGATACGCCCTGGACCAACAAGGAATGCCTGCCCGATGACCTACTGAAAGACCTCATCGAGCACTTCTCCGCCCTGCGGCTGGGCAACCAGGTGGTGCGCAACGACATCATCGGCGATGCCTACGAATACCTGATCAAGAAGTTCGCCGACACCACCAACAAGAAGGCCGGCGAGTTCTACACTCCGCGCAGTGTCGTGCGGCTGATGGTCGATCTCCTCGAACCGCAAGAGGGCGAAACCATCTACGATCCCGCCTGCGGTACCGGCGGCATGCTGTTGGCCTGCGTTGAGCATGTCCGCGAGCGCGGCGGCGACCCACGCACCTTCTTCGGTCGGCTGTTCGGGCAGGAGAAGAACCTCACCACCTCATCCGTCGCGCGCATGAACCTGCTGCTGCATGGTGTTGAGGACTTCCAAATCGAGCGTGGCGACACCTTGCGTAATCCGGTCTTCACCGATCCCGCAACGGGTGGACTCGCGACCTTCGACATCGTCATCGCCAATCCGCCGTTTTCGCTCGAAAAGTGGGGCCGCGAGGTCTGGGAGAGCGACCCCTGGGGTCGCGCCTTCGCCGGATTACCAACCGACAAGTCCGGCGACTTCGCCTGGGTGCAGCACATGGTCAAATCCATGGCGCCGCGCACCGGTGCAATGGCTGTCGTGCTGCCGCAGGGCGCCCTGTTCCGCGGTGGCGTCGAGGGCAAAATCCGCCAACACCTGTTGAAGCAAGACCTGATCGAGGCCGTCATCGGCCTGGCGCCGAACCTGTTCTACGGTACCGGGCTGGCTGCCTGCATCCTGCTTCTGCGCGCCAAGAAGCAGCCAGAGACGGCCGGCAAGGTCCTTATCTGCGATGCCTCGAGCCTATTCCGCAAAGACCGTTCACAGAACCATCTCGAACCCGAGCACGCCGAGCGCATTGTCGGCTGGTATCACACCTTCGAGGATGTCGAAGACCACTGCCGCGTGGTCGGGCTCGACGAGATCGAGCAGGAAGGCTGGACGCTCAATATCTCGCGCTACGTGCTGCCGCCGATCGGCAAGGACATCCCTTCGCTGCCGGAGGCCATTGCCGATTTCAAAGTGGCGTTGGAGCGGGTGAGGGAGGCAGAAGACGCGTTGCGGCAGGAGATGGCAGCGGGCGGATGGCTGAACGAGGTCAAGCGATGA
- a CDS encoding DUF3299 domain-containing protein: protein MQTQQKQRQAHIVIFSSRRSIMRPIMVLPMLVSLIITGCGENPGGVDPGPPAEELTWDDLLPADWQPEKLLEDFDAEDIPDEDPRAADLMKKLEDLWKHAPMVPELDGRRVRLPGFVVPLNLEAKHIEQFLLVPYFGACIHVPPPPANQTVFVSTREHKPYLGGLFDTVWVEGKMQVDTTDSALGSAGYRIDQARVTPYEISE from the coding sequence ATGCAAACACAGCAGAAGCAGCGTCAGGCGCATATAGTCATCTTCTCCAGCAGGCGGTCCATCATGCGACCCATCATGGTATTGCCCATGCTGGTCAGCCTGATCATCACCGGCTGTGGCGAGAACCCAGGAGGAGTCGACCCAGGACCGCCCGCCGAGGAACTGACCTGGGATGATCTGCTGCCCGCCGACTGGCAGCCGGAAAAGTTGCTTGAGGACTTCGACGCCGAAGACATCCCCGACGAAGACCCGCGCGCGGCCGACCTGATGAAAAAGCTCGAGGATCTGTGGAAACATGCGCCCATGGTGCCGGAACTGGATGGGCGGCGAGTGCGGCTGCCAGGCTTTGTCGTGCCGCTTAATCTCGAGGCCAAACACATCGAGCAATTTCTGCTGGTACCCTATTTTGGCGCCTGCATCCATGTCCCACCGCCACCGGCCAATCAAACCGTCTTTGTCAGCACCCGCGAGCACAAGCCTTATCTCGGCGGACTCTTCGATACCGTCTGGGTCGAGGGAAAGATGCAAGTGGACACCACTGACAGCGCACTCGGCAGCGCCGGATACCGCATCGATCAAGCGCGAGTCACGCCCTACGAGATTAGCGAATAG
- a CDS encoding Fur family transcriptional regulator: MHEEPGLQLAEQHCRQQGLRLTARRRRVLEILYRSKRPLGAYEILERLRDGAPLAPPTVYRALDFLLEQGLIHKLETLHAFVGCDHPEQPHHSQFLICASCGGVTEIADAALQEELRVAASRSGFEPRRPVIEVEGICAGCRHAPPAPSPPV; encoded by the coding sequence TTGCATGAGGAACCCGGGTTGCAATTGGCCGAGCAGCACTGCCGCCAGCAGGGCCTGCGGCTCACTGCAAGGCGTCGTCGCGTGCTGGAAATTCTTTACCGCAGCAAGCGCCCGCTCGGTGCCTATGAGATTCTCGAGCGTCTGCGCGATGGCGCGCCCTTGGCCCCACCCACTGTCTACCGGGCGCTGGATTTTCTGCTCGAACAGGGCTTGATCCACAAACTCGAGACCCTGCATGCCTTCGTTGGCTGCGACCACCCCGAGCAGCCTCATCACAGTCAGTTCCTAATTTGTGCCAGCTGCGGCGGGGTGACCGAAATCGCCGATGCCGCCCTGCAAGAGGAACTACGAGTCGCCGCCTCGCGCAGCGGCTTCGAGCCGCGCCGCCCGGTGATCGAAGTCGAGGGCATCTGCGCCGGCTGTCGGCACGCGCCGCCCGCTCCTTCTCCCCCTGTCTAG
- a CDS encoding metal ABC transporter permease, which produces MAEFFSALMQHDFLQQALVAGLLASLGCGLMGPFVVVKRITFLAGGIAHSVLAGMGAAVYFAFDPLLGALVAAVVAALLIGWVRLYSEVREDTTIGALWAIGMAVGILFIAGTPGYVTDLMSFLFGNILLVPRRELLFMALLDGVLLISLTLFYRQFLAVAFDEEFARLRGVPVGLFYLALLVLVAITVVLMIQVVGLILVIALLTLPAAIAGLWTNSLAVMMLLATLLGALLTSGGLALSYGPDLPAGPTIIVLAGSAYFLALIGQRLLGKWWGSWSRNWSRNTRRRIQ; this is translated from the coding sequence ATGGCTGAATTCTTCAGCGCGCTCATGCAGCACGACTTCCTGCAACAGGCCCTGGTCGCCGGGTTGCTCGCAAGTCTCGGCTGCGGTCTCATGGGGCCTTTCGTGGTGGTCAAGCGGATTACCTTCCTCGCTGGCGGTATCGCGCATTCCGTGCTCGCCGGCATGGGGGCGGCCGTTTATTTCGCCTTCGACCCACTGCTCGGCGCCCTGGTCGCCGCCGTGGTTGCCGCCTTGCTGATCGGCTGGGTCAGGCTTTACTCGGAAGTCCGGGAGGACACCACCATAGGCGCGCTCTGGGCGATCGGCATGGCCGTGGGTATTTTGTTCATCGCCGGAACACCGGGCTATGTCACCGACCTGATGAGTTTTCTCTTCGGCAACATCCTGCTGGTCCCGCGACGCGAACTGCTGTTCATGGCGTTGCTCGATGGCGTGCTGCTCATCAGCCTGACACTGTTTTACCGCCAGTTTCTCGCCGTGGCCTTCGATGAGGAATTCGCCCGCCTGCGCGGCGTCCCCGTTGGGCTTTTTTACCTGGCGCTACTGGTGTTGGTGGCCATCACCGTGGTGCTGATGATTCAAGTGGTCGGCCTCATCCTGGTCATTGCCCTGCTGACACTCCCGGCGGCCATCGCGGGCCTGTGGACCAACTCGCTCGCCGTGATGATGCTGCTGGCCACCCTGCTCGGCGCCCTGCTGACCAGCGGTGGCCTGGCGCTGTCCTACGGGCCGGACTTGCCGGCTGGCCCAACCATCATCGTGCTGGCTGGCAGTGCCTATTTTCTTGCCCTCATCGGCCAGCGCCTGCTGGGCAAGTGGTGGGGCAGCTGGTCGCGAAATTGGTCGCGGAACACCCGGCGGCGTATCCAATGA
- a CDS encoding metal ABC transporter ATP-binding protein, which produces MGKAPEPVIVAEGLGFSYDLLPVLEALTFSVARGEFLGLVGPNAGGKSTLLKLILGLLEPSTGRLQVLGQTPRQARRRIGYVPQYPAFARDFPITVADAVLMGRLGTRPFMLGYKAHDRVAVENALHEVEAADLGRRPIGKLSGGQLQRVLLARALVSDPEILILDEPTANIDHRVEGDIFELLAELNARMTILVVSHDIAFISGYVSRVACLNRTLVCHSTGAIEGELIKDLYGESVRGILHDH; this is translated from the coding sequence ATGGGCAAGGCGCCCGAGCCGGTGATTGTTGCCGAGGGTCTGGGGTTCTCCTATGACCTCTTGCCCGTGCTCGAGGCCCTGACCTTCTCGGTGGCGCGGGGTGAATTTCTTGGCCTGGTCGGACCCAACGCCGGCGGCAAGAGCACCCTGCTCAAGCTGATTCTGGGGCTGCTGGAGCCGAGCACCGGGCGGTTGCAAGTGCTCGGCCAAACGCCCAGGCAGGCGCGGCGTCGCATCGGCTATGTGCCCCAGTATCCGGCCTTTGCCCGCGACTTCCCCATCACAGTGGCCGATGCGGTCCTCATGGGACGCTTGGGTACCCGGCCCTTCATGCTGGGTTACAAGGCACACGACAGGGTCGCCGTGGAAAATGCCTTGCACGAGGTCGAGGCCGCGGATCTCGGCCGTCGCCCCATCGGCAAGCTCTCCGGTGGCCAACTGCAGCGGGTGCTGCTGGCGCGCGCCCTGGTCAGCGACCCGGAGATCCTGATTCTCGACGAACCCACCGCCAATATTGATCACCGCGTCGAGGGAGACATCTTCGAGCTGCTCGCGGAGCTGAACGCGCGCATGACCATCCTGGTGGTGTCACACGACATCGCCTTCATCTCCGGCTACGTCAGCCGGGTCGCCTGCCTGAATCGCACCCTGGTCTGCCACAGCACCGGCGCCATCGAAGGTGAGCTGATCAAGGATCTCTATGGCGAGTCAGTGCGAGGTATCCTGCATGATCACTAA
- a CDS encoding metal ABC transporter solute-binding protein, Zn/Mn family encodes MKSDSVQPLRVGVGTNGPACRMISGHGRTRLVLSPLLPSGLMPGLMAALILILMAGLWPFQSLADPASRLRVFASVLPLQYLVQQVGGEQVQVEVMVLPGQSPATYEPRPRQVAALAQADLYVRVGVPFEDAWMRRIRAANPDMEILDARDGLTLRPMEAHRHGDDETRHHHHHPRAEEAGEHGGEFDAHVWTSPRLVRQMAERIRDRLSALDPDHAETYRANQQAFDQELAALDAELAEQLRDLEQRAFLVYHPAWGYFADAYDLRQIPVEFEGKEPSARQLARLIEQAETLGIRTVVVQPQFDQRAAERLARAINGRVASVDPLSVEYAANLRALAAVIAEGTQANPSANAGE; translated from the coding sequence ATGAAGAGCGACAGCGTTCAGCCGTTGAGGGTTGGAGTCGGGACCAATGGTCCGGCCTGCCGCATGATCAGCGGTCATGGCCGCACGCGACTGGTGTTGTCGCCGCTGCTCCCATCGGGGCTAATGCCGGGGCTAATGGCAGCTCTGATACTGATCCTGATGGCGGGGCTTTGGCCTTTCCAGAGCCTGGCGGATCCAGCGTCAAGATTGCGGGTATTTGCCAGCGTGCTGCCGCTGCAGTATCTGGTGCAACAGGTGGGCGGCGAGCAGGTGCAAGTGGAGGTGATGGTGCTACCCGGGCAGAGCCCCGCCACCTACGAGCCTCGCCCACGTCAGGTGGCCGCGCTGGCCCAGGCGGATCTATACGTGCGGGTTGGCGTGCCCTTCGAGGATGCCTGGATGCGGCGTATCCGCGCTGCCAATCCGGATATGGAGATTCTGGATGCGCGCGATGGTCTGACCTTGCGTCCGATGGAAGCGCATCGGCATGGCGATGACGAAACGCGGCATCATCACCATCATCCAAGGGCTGAAGAGGCAGGCGAGCATGGAGGCGAGTTCGATGCCCACGTCTGGACCAGTCCGCGCCTGGTGCGCCAAATGGCCGAGCGCATTCGCGACCGACTGAGCGCGCTTGACCCCGATCATGCCGAGACCTATCGCGCCAACCAGCAGGCGTTCGATCAAGAACTCGCCGCGCTGGATGCCGAGCTGGCCGAGCAACTGCGTGACCTTGAGCAGCGCGCCTTTTTGGTCTATCACCCGGCTTGGGGCTACTTTGCCGATGCCTATGACTTGCGCCAGATTCCGGTGGAGTTCGAGGGCAAGGAGCCGAGTGCGCGCCAGCTCGCGCGGCTGATCGAGCAGGCCGAGACCCTGGGTATCCGCACCGTGGTGGTGCAGCCCCAGTTTGACCAGCGCGCGGCGGAGCGATTGGCGCGGGCGATTAACGGGCGGGTGGCCAGCGTTGATCCGCTGTCAGTCGAGTATGCGGCGAATTTGCGCGCGCTTGCGGCAGTCATCGCCGAGGGCACCCAAGCTAACCCATCGGCGAACGCGGGCGAGTAG
- a CDS encoding response regulator has protein sequence MVVDDSASLRNVVCIALKGAGYDVIEAGDGREALSKLKGQKVHLIVSDVNMPNMDGITMVREIKKLDAYKFTPIMMLTTESQPEKKAEGKAAGAKAWLVKPFQPPVLLDAVSKLVLP, from the coding sequence ATGGTTGTCGATGATTCAGCCTCGTTGCGAAACGTGGTGTGCATCGCACTAAAGGGCGCCGGCTACGATGTGATCGAAGCAGGCGATGGACGCGAGGCCCTGTCGAAGCTCAAGGGCCAGAAGGTGCATCTGATCGTCAGTGACGTGAACATGCCCAATATGGACGGTATCACCATGGTGCGGGAGATTAAAAAACTCGACGCTTACAAATTCACCCCCATCATGATGCTGACTACCGAAAGTCAACCGGAAAAGAAGGCGGAAGGCAAAGCCGCGGGCGCCAAAGCCTGGCTGGTCAAACCTTTCCAGCCGCCCGTCTTGCTTGACGCGGTCTCCAAGTTGGTGCTGCCCTAG
- a CDS encoding STAS domain-containing protein: protein MTTDQASSPPDALAFDGEMTIYSAAANFQRLKDHIGKRLPLHLDLSAVNEIDSSGIQILLYAQSEANARELEFSLTGIGESVEDALSLLFLKRTLGMQTATQPETSA, encoded by the coding sequence ATGACGACTGACCAAGCCTCCTCTCCGCCCGATGCACTCGCGTTTGACGGGGAGATGACCATCTACAGCGCCGCGGCCAACTTTCAGCGCCTTAAAGATCACATTGGCAAGCGCCTGCCCCTGCATCTCGATCTGAGCGCCGTCAACGAAATCGACAGCTCCGGCATTCAAATCTTGCTCTACGCCCAGTCGGAGGCCAATGCGCGCGAGCTGGAATTTTCCCTAACCGGCATCGGGGAATCCGTCGAGGATGCACTGAGTCTGCTGTTCCTGAAACGCACCCTCGGGATGCAAACCGCCACCCAGCCGGAGACCAGCGCATGA